The Thomasclavelia ramosa DSM 1402 genome includes a region encoding these proteins:
- a CDS encoding DUF2207 family protein — translation MKLKKLFLALSIFLVSLMPLPVLASGNDLQAVNMNIYINQDGSAKVEETWKMDAIEGTENYKAFNNLYGATISDFSVVDEKGTKYQYVDNWDIDASRQEKKNKCGIIEKSDGYELCYGIGDYGQHTYTMTYTITPFVNQYSDAQGFNWQLLNQEMNPKPAEFEATISSDYKFYDQDSDIWGFGYEGQVIFDDHGAIIISNRDLNNNRRGDINYVNILVRVPDGTFSNVITKNESFEAVLEDARDGSSYQEDSSDGSIFMFIGISVAVLAGIIAVIVGIVSKANKNKQLYFSDGNNEIPTMEHVNPFRDIPCHKDIYYFYYVATKAGIIQQDDRSGILCAMLLKWIRDGYVNFTMEPGTGWFKKDKYEIDFSGEIPTENILEEKMLGYFREASGDNQILENKEFERWCKRNYEEIEDWFNDLIEFEEKELKEKGLMKKQTTYKKFLGIDIANEKVVYEPSFRDDIIYTKGLKRFLLDFSSIEEKEVIEVKLWEEYLMFASILGIADEVEKQIGKLCPEFNQYSNIDYTYTMLATRTFMYGGVRSAANAYSAAHSSSYSGGGGFSSFGGGGGGFSGGGGGGSR, via the coding sequence ATGAAACTTAAAAAATTATTTTTAGCACTCTCAATCTTTCTGGTTTCTTTGATGCCGTTACCTGTTTTGGCATCAGGGAATGACCTTCAAGCGGTTAATATGAACATTTATATTAATCAAGATGGTTCAGCAAAAGTTGAGGAAACTTGGAAGATGGATGCGATTGAAGGAACAGAAAACTACAAGGCATTTAATAATCTTTATGGGGCTACGATCAGTGATTTTTCTGTTGTCGATGAAAAAGGAACAAAATATCAATATGTTGATAATTGGGATATTGATGCTAGTCGTCAAGAGAAGAAAAATAAATGTGGGATCATTGAAAAGAGTGATGGTTATGAGTTATGTTATGGGATAGGTGATTATGGTCAACACACATATACGATGACTTATACGATTACTCCATTTGTTAATCAATATAGTGATGCTCAGGGGTTTAATTGGCAATTACTTAATCAGGAAATGAATCCTAAACCAGCTGAATTTGAAGCAACGATTAGTTCTGATTACAAGTTTTATGATCAAGATAGTGATATTTGGGGCTTTGGCTATGAAGGACAAGTTATTTTTGATGATCATGGAGCGATAATTATATCGAATCGTGATTTAAACAATAATCGTCGAGGCGATATTAATTATGTCAATATTTTAGTTAGAGTACCCGATGGAACTTTTAGCAATGTAATAACCAAAAATGAATCATTTGAAGCTGTTTTAGAAGATGCACGTGATGGCTCAAGTTATCAAGAAGATTCTAGTGATGGTTCAATATTTATGTTTATTGGTATTAGTGTTGCGGTACTTGCTGGGATAATTGCAGTAATTGTTGGAATTGTATCTAAAGCAAACAAAAATAAACAATTATATTTTAGTGACGGTAACAATGAAATTCCGACAATGGAACATGTTAATCCGTTCCGTGATATTCCTTGTCATAAAGATATCTACTATTTTTATTACGTTGCAACAAAAGCAGGGATTATCCAGCAAGATGATCGTTCAGGTATCTTGTGTGCTATGTTGTTAAAATGGATCAGAGATGGCTATGTGAATTTTACCATGGAACCGGGCACTGGCTGGTTTAAAAAAGATAAATATGAAATTGATTTCAGTGGTGAGATTCCAACAGAAAATATTTTAGAAGAAAAGATGTTAGGTTATTTTCGGGAAGCAAGTGGTGATAATCAAATCTTAGAGAATAAAGAATTTGAACGTTGGTGTAAACGGAATTATGAAGAAATCGAAGATTGGTTTAATGATTTGATTGAATTTGAAGAAAAAGAATTAAAAGAAAAGGGCTTAATGAAAAAGCAAACAACTTATAAAAAGTTCTTAGGAATAGATATTGCAAATGAAAAAGTAGTTTATGAACCATCATTTAGAGATGATATCATTTATACTAAGGGATTAAAACGCTTTTTATTAGACTTTAGTAGTATTGAAGAAAAAGAAGTAATTGAAGTAAAACTCTGGGAAGAATATTTAATGTTTGCTTCAATTCTTGGTATTGCTGACGAGGTAGAAAAACAAATTGGTAAACTCTGCCCAGAATTTAATCAATATTCAAATATTGATTACACTTATACGATGTTAGCAACGAGAACATTTATGTACGGTGGTGTTCGTAGTGCAGCTAATGCATATAGTGCAGCTCATAGTTCATCGTATAGCGGTGGCGGTGGTTTTAGTTCCTTTGGCGGAGGCGGAGGTGGTTTCTCCGGAGGCGGCGGAGGCGGAAGCCGATAA
- a CDS encoding LemA family protein: protein MSIPIIIVLIVVALIVIYCIVAYNTLTKLKNRVKTNWAQIDVVLKRRADLIPNLVETVKGYASHEKETLENAIKARNTYVTANSPQDQLAASGELNQALSRLMMLGEAYPDLKANTNFMELQKELTATEDKITYARQFYNDSVNKYTNQTEVFPSVLIAKIFGFGTFDYFEVQETDKEVPKVKF from the coding sequence ATGAGTATACCAATAATTATTGTACTTATAGTAGTGGCGTTAATTGTGATTTACTGCATAGTTGCATATAACACATTAACTAAATTAAAGAACCGGGTTAAAACTAACTGGGCACAAATTGATGTGGTATTAAAAAGGCGGGCTGATTTGATCCCGAACCTTGTTGAAACAGTCAAGGGGTATGCTAGTCACGAAAAGGAAACGTTAGAAAATGCAATAAAAGCAAGAAATACTTATGTGACTGCCAATAGTCCTCAAGATCAGCTTGCAGCTTCTGGTGAATTAAATCAGGCTTTAAGCCGATTAATGATGTTAGGTGAAGCTTATCCGGATTTAAAAGCTAATACTAATTTTATGGAATTACAAAAAGAATTGACAGCTACAGAAGATAAAATTACGTATGCACGACAATTTTATAATGATTCAGTAAATAAATATACCAATCAAACAGAAGTTTTCCCTTCAGTGCTTATTGCAAAAATATTTGGTTTTGGAACTTTTGATTATTTTGAGGTTCAAGAAACAGATAAAGAAGTACCAAAGGTTAAATTTTAA
- a CDS encoding 6-phospho-beta-glucosidase produces MAKRPVKIATIGGGSSYTPELVEGFIKRYDELPIKELWLVDIEEGKEKLEIVGAMAQRMVKAAGVPMTIHLTLDREEALKDADFVTTQFRVGLLDARIKDERIPLSHGIIGQETNGAGGMFKAFRTVPVILEIVEDMKRLCPNAWLVNFTNPSGMVTEAVIKYGKWDKVVGLCNVPISCRKMVGKALDKNEEELFFKFAGLNHFHWHRVWDVDGTELTDKAIQKLYVENDGLRKFGANATRAKEEEEKAAKRAADAGVANIKNISFVAEQIQDLGYLPCMYHRYYYITDDMLEDEIADFKENGTRAEVVKRTEAELFELYKDPNLDYKPEQLTKRGGTYYSDAACELINSIYNDKRTTMVVSTQNKGALTDLPYDSVAEVSAIITAAGPMPISWGTLKPAARGMVQIMKAMEETTIEAAVTGDYGKALHAFTINPLVPSGQIAKTLLDEMLIAHKKHLPQFADKIAELEAQQ; encoded by the coding sequence ATGGCAAAAAGACCTGTAAAAATTGCTACCATCGGTGGCGGGAGTTCATATACTCCAGAATTAGTTGAAGGATTTATTAAAAGATATGATGAACTACCTATCAAAGAACTGTGGTTAGTTGATATTGAAGAAGGTAAAGAAAAGTTAGAAATCGTTGGAGCAATGGCACAAAGAATGGTAAAAGCTGCGGGTGTTCCTATGACGATTCATTTAACATTAGATCGTGAAGAAGCTTTAAAAGACGCTGATTTCGTTACTACTCAATTTAGAGTTGGCTTATTGGATGCAAGAATTAAAGACGAAAGAATTCCCTTAAGTCATGGGATTATTGGGCAAGAAACAAATGGTGCCGGAGGAATGTTTAAAGCATTTAGAACTGTTCCTGTTATCTTAGAAATCGTTGAAGATATGAAAAGACTATGTCCAAATGCCTGGCTAGTAAACTTTACTAATCCTAGTGGAATGGTTACTGAAGCTGTTATCAAATATGGTAAATGGGATAAAGTTGTTGGTTTATGTAATGTACCTATCTCTTGCCGTAAAATGGTTGGGAAAGCTTTAGATAAAAACGAAGAAGAATTATTCTTTAAATTCGCTGGATTAAACCATTTTCACTGGCATCGAGTATGGGATGTTGATGGAACTGAATTAACTGATAAAGCAATTCAAAAACTATATGTTGAAAACGATGGTTTAAGAAAATTTGGGGCTAATGCTACACGTGCAAAGGAAGAAGAGGAAAAAGCCGCTAAACGTGCCGCTGATGCCGGAGTAGCAAATATTAAAAATATTTCATTTGTTGCAGAACAAATCCAAGATTTAGGATATCTGCCATGTATGTATCACCGTTACTACTATATCACTGATGATATGCTTGAAGATGAAATTGCCGACTTCAAAGAAAATGGTACTCGTGCTGAAGTTGTAAAAAGAACAGAAGCTGAATTATTTGAATTATATAAAGATCCTAATTTAGATTATAAACCAGAACAATTGACAAAACGTGGTGGTACTTATTATAGTGATGCTGCTTGTGAATTAATCAACTCAATCTATAATGATAAACGTACAACTATGGTCGTATCAACACAAAACAAAGGGGCATTAACTGATCTTCCATATGATAGTGTAGCTGAAGTATCTGCTATCATTACAGCAGCAGGACCAATGCCAATTTCTTGGGGAACATTAAAACCTGCAGCTCGGGGAATGGTTCAAATTATGAAAGCAATGGAAGAAACTACAATTGAAGCTGCCGTTACTGGTGATTATGGTAAAGCATTACATGCATTTACAATTAATCCATTAGTTCCAAGTGGTCAAATTGCTAAAACATTATTAGATGAAATGTTGATTGCTCATAAAAAACACTTACCTCAATTTGCTGATAAAATCGCTGAATTAGAAGCACAACAATAA